The Eriocheir sinensis breed Jianghai 21 unplaced genomic scaffold, ASM2467909v1 Scaffold6, whole genome shotgun sequence genome has a segment encoding these proteins:
- the LOC126993312 gene encoding uncharacterized protein LOC126993312, whose protein sequence is MPRTYKKVERPYTKATIQLAVQEVKDGSSIRAASAKHHMSYSLLRKHDKRSESEESFKDDMRGKKTVLATEVEEKIADTIKRMEKMGLGPTLLEFREIVKDFLLANGLETVFKDGMPGYEWATAFMHRHNMTLKTGGMMQLARKSVTSDPFVIYGFYELLRQEMARLEIMERPECI, encoded by the exons ATGCCGAGGACATATAAAAAGGTTGAAAGGCCATATACGAAAGCCACAATTCAACTTGCTGTGCAGGAAGTTAAAGATGGTTCCTCCATTAGAGCAGCCAGTGCCAAGCATCACATGTCATATTCTCTTTTGAGAAAGCATGACAAGAGAAGTGAAAGTGAAGAATCTTTCAAGGATGATATGAGG GGAAAGAAGACGGTACTTGCAactgaagtggaagagaagattgCAGATACAatcaagagaatggagaaaatgggACTAGGGCCAACACTGTTAGAGTTTCGTGAGATTGTCAAAGATTTCTTGCTTGCCAATGGACTAGAGACAGTGTTTAAAGATGGCATGCCTGGTTATGAATGGGCAACTGCCTTCATGCACAGGCACAACATGACTCTGAAGACCGGTGGTATGATGCAACTGGCAAGGAAGAGTGTAACTAGTGATCCATTCGTCATTTATGGCTTCTATGAGCTTCTGAGACAAGAAATGGCACGACTTGAGATCATGGAACGCCCAGAGTGTATCTGA
- the LOC126993311 gene encoding uncharacterized protein LOC126993311, with the protein MWCVIDSRKHVKRSESEESFKDDMRGKKTVLATEVEEKIADTIKRMEKMGLGPTLLEFREIVKDFLLANGLETVFKDGMPGYEWATAFMHRHNMTLKTGGMMQLARKSVTSDPFVIYGFYELLRQEMARLEIMERPECIWNLDETGFPLDPSKAKTIGTKGAKTVRITSGSNRENISVLATCCADGTSLDPLIIFKGKNMQSSWVGTDALPETQYAVSESGWMTRVIFEDFFKSFVEKTKDIRPILLILDGHLSHTSLATVELAKQENISIIKLPAHCTDLLQPLDVACFAPLKSYYDSALMRYVHQTGARAPLQKRGFVNMLCQVWKEGLSPENIKAGFYATGIHPLNPEKYKSDRLCPLKMKTYKAWIERGSPRDDENNPVLHDATTDNTDNRDSQSSPQNPQNPSQPSDANTTNVPTSPIPEPGIEKDLSDTTLTLVQEQVLPGCSHWHETPSNNKAELQDEIKKDIEKRSALYAKQLSWRTLVNEIQARAPTGMKFNILLVEKEKETTLEEILHRRGRVGTTQPTRRKISMHSQIITQEECRKETTGQEGTQKKEKCNKVPGKKRKEPEPLSDTTTEDEMEVMESDSADEVSFTLNQDESETECEEEIQAPKATPADTPVITDDSVGKNYAVYYTDPRMIYFWGRIVKTFAADDDGDFSMSDSNAFREKADGLVQHYQSDLEADFTDESILLHNMLTTERHQEKSVNDMPQ; encoded by the exons ATGTGGTGTGTGATTGACAGTCG AAAGCATGTCAAGAGAAGTGAAAGTGAAGAATCTTTCAAGGATGATATGAGG GGAAAGAAGACGGTACTTGCAactgaagtggaagagaagattgCAGATACAatcaagagaatggagaaaatgggACTAGGGCCAACACTGTTAGAGTTTCGTGAGATTGTCAAAGATTTCTTGCTTGCCAATGGACTAGAGACAGTGTTTAAAGATGGCATGCCTGGTTATGAATGGGCAACTGCCTTCATGCACAGGCACAACATGACTCTGAAGACCGGTGGTATGATGCAACTGGCAAGGAAGAGTGTAACTAGTGATCCATTCGTCATTTATGGCTTCTATGAGCTTCTGAGACAAGAAATGGCACGACTTGAGATCATGGAACGCCCAGAGTGTATCTGGAATCTCGACGAAACTGGTTTCCCACTAGACCCATCAAAAGCAAAAACTATAGGCACAAAAGGAGCTAAGACAGTGAGAATAACTAGTGGCTCAAACCGTGAAAACATCAGTGTTTTGGCAACATGCTGTGCAGATGGCACATCACTGGATCCTTTAATCATATTTAAAGGTAAGAACATGCAGTCTTCATGGGTTGGAACTGATGCACTACCTGAAACTCAGTATGCTGTATCCGAGTCAGGGTGGATGACCCGTGTAATTTTTGAGGATTTTTTCAAAAGTTTTGTAGAAAAAACTAAAGATATTCGTCCTATCCTCCTGATATTGGATGGCCATCTTAGTCATACATCACTAGCAACAGTAGAActagcaaaacaagaaaatatctcCATAATTAAGCTACCTGCTCATTGCACAGATCTGTTACAACCTTTAGATGTTGCTTGTTTTGCCCCTCTAAAATCTTACTATGATTCAGCATTGATGAGGTATGTGCATCAAACAGGAGCACGAGCACCATTGCAAAAGAGAGGTTTCGTGAATATGTTGTGTCAGGTCTGGAAGGAAGGACTTTCCCCGGAGAATATAAAGGCCGGGTTTTATGCAACAGGAATACATCCACTAAACCCAGAAAAGTACAAGAGTGATCGCCTTTGTCCTTTGAAAATGAAAACATACAAGGCTTGGATTGAGAGAGGAAGCCCCAGGGATGATGAAAATAATCCTGTACTGCATGATGCTACAACTGATAACACAGACAACAGAGATTCACAATCATCACCGCAAAATCCACAGAACCCTTCACAACCTTCTGATGCCAATACCACAAATGTTCCCACTTCTCCAATACCTGAACCAGGAATAGAAAAAGATCTCTCAGATACAACCCTTACACTTGTTCAGGAACAAGTATTACCTGGTTGTAGTCACTGGCATGAAACTCCCTCTAACAACAAAGCTGAACTTCAAGATGAGatcaagaaagatatagaaaagcgAAGTGCTTTATATGCCAAACAGTTAAGCTGGAGGACTCTTGTCAATGAAATTCAAGCCAGGGCTCCTACAGGAATGAAGTTCAACATCCTtttggtagagaaggaaaaggaaacaacttTGGAAGAAATTCTGCACCGTAGGGGAAGAGTTGGAACGACACAACctacaagaagaaaaattagtatGCACAGTCAAATCATAACTCAGGAGGAATGTAGAAAGGAAACTACAGGGCAGGAGGGgacacagaaaaaagagaagtgtaacaaagttccaggaaagaaaaggaaggaacctgAACCACTTTCTGATACCACAACTGAAGATGAGATGGAAGTAATGGAAAGTGATTCTGCTGATGAGGTCAGTTTCACTTTAAACCAAGATGAAAGTGAAActgaatgtgaggaagaaatacaggCACCAAAGGCAACCCCAGCAGACACTCCAGTAATAACAGATGATTCTGTTGGAAAGAACTACGCAGTGTATTATACTGACCCACGTATGATTTACTTCTGGGGGAGAATAGTTAAAACatttgctgctgatgatgatggcg ATTTCAGCATGTCTGATAGCAATGCTTTTCGTGAAAAGGCAGATGGTCTTGTGCAACACTACCAGAGTGATTTGGAAGCTGATTTCACTGATGAGAGCATCTTGCTGCACAACATGTTGACCACAGAAAGACATCAGGAAAAATCAGTGAATGACATGCCGCAGTGA